The nucleotide window CCGGACATAGTCACCCTCATTGACGGCGAGCTGTTTCCCCTTGGGAAGCATATACTCCCGGGGTTCACCCACTTCCGCCGTCACGATGACCCGTCGCTTGCCTTTCAAATCCTTGCCGAAGGAGACCACCCCTTCGTTTTCGGAAATGATGGCATACTCCTTGGGCTTGCGGGCCTCGAACAGCTCCACCACCCGGGGCAGACCGCCTGTGATGTCGCGGGTTTTGGACGTTTGCCGGGGAACTTTGGCAATGATATCCCCGGCCAGGACATGATCCCCTTCCATGACCATGATCACGGCCCCGACGGGAAGGAAGTAACGCACTTCCGCGCCGGATGGCATGACCAGGGTTTCGCCGCTGTCAGGGTGTTTCAGGGTCAGCCGGGGTCGCATGTCGGTCTTGCGTCCCTGACTCTTCCAGTCGGTCACTTCCCGGGAACTCAGGCCTGTGGTTTCGTCGATGGTTTCGCGCAGGGTGTGGTTTTCAACCAGATCACCGTATTTGATGATACCTTCCATTTCCGTAATGATCGGCGAGGAGAAGGGATCCCATTCGGCAAAAGTCTGCCCCTTCTCCACCCGCTGGCCATCGCCCACCATCAGGCGGCAACCATAGGGAACCCTGTGGCGTTCCCGTTCGCGTCCCAGTTCCAGCTCGGGAATCACGTCACCGCTGTTTTCGGACCCTTCCACGGCACGCACTTCGTGAATGGAAACCTCGCCGTTCCGGGACAGGACCACATAACGTCCATTGCGATCCTGCACCGTGGTGAGGTTATGGAAACGGGCGATGCCACCATGCAGGGAATCGAGGGAGGATTGTTCCACTTTCCGGGATGCCGTTCCACCGATATGGAAGGTCCGCATGGTCAACTGGGTACCCGGTTCACCGATGCTCTGTGCGGCAATTACGCCGACCGCCTCGCCAATCGTCACCTTGGTCCCGCGGGCCAGATCGCGCCCATAACACTTGACGCACACCCCGCGCTCGGTCGCACAGGTCAGGGGAGAGCGGATCTTGATGCTCTCCACATTGGAATTTTCAATCCGCTCCACATCGTCTTCGTCAAGAATTTTGCCGCACTCGGCAATTCTTTCATCCGTGATGGGATCCACGATATCTTCCAGGGGGGTACGTCCCAGCACGCGATCCGCCAGGGATTCGACCACATCATTCCCTTCCAGAAGGGCCGTGGCGGTCAGCCCTTCGGACGTGCCGCAATCCTCTTCCCGGACGATACAATCCTGGGCCACGTCCACCAGACGCCGGGTCAGGTATCCGGAGTTGGCCGTCTTCAGGGCCGTATCCGCCAATCCTTTCCGGGCACCATGGGTGGAGATGAAGTATTGCAACACTGTCAGCCCTTCACGAAAGTTGGCCGTGATGGGGGCTTCGATGATTTCACCGGATGGTTTGGCCATCAAGCCGCGCATGCCCGCCAACTGGCGAATCTGCGCCGCCGAACCTCTGGCCCCGGAGTTGGCCATCATGAAAATGGAGTTGAACGAAAGCTGTTCACGGCCCACGTCGATAGTCTCCGACGAAATTCCCTTCATCATTTCGTCGGCCACCCGTTCCGTGCAGTGCGACCAGATGTCGATCACCTTGTTGTATTTTTCACCCTCGGTGATGAGACCTTCAATATACTGGCGCTCGATCTCCTTGACTTTTTCCTGTGAATCTTCCACGAGCGCCCGTTTGCTCTTCGGGATCACCATGTCATCCTTGCCGAACGAAATGCCGGCCCGGGCCGCAAAACCGAAACCAACGGTCATGATCCGGTCGGCAAAAATGACGGTCTCCTTGGTACCGCAGTTGCGGTAGACCACGTCGATGAGCTTGGCCACCTCTTTTTTGGTGAGCAGACGGTTGACCAGGTCGAAGGGAATCTGATCGGGCAGAATTTCGGTCAACAGGATGCGTCCGACCGTGGTCTTCTGTCGCACGCCGCGATACCGACACATGATGGAGGCATGCAGTCCGATTGCGCTGGAATCATAGGCTTGGCGGACCTCCAGGGGCGAGGAGAAGATCATCCCCTCTCCCAGCACGTTCAGGCGCTCCGAGGTCATGTAGTACAGGCCCAGAATGATATCCTGGGTCGGCACGATGATGGGCTTGCCGTTGGCGGGCGAGAGAATGTTGTTGGTGGACATCATCAACACCCGCGCCTCAATCTGGGCCTCGATGGAGAGCGGCACATGGACGGCCATCTGGTCGCCGTCAAAGTCGGCATTGAACGCCGTACAGACCAGGGGATGCAACTGGATGGCCTTGCCTTCGATCAACTTCGGCTCGAAGGCCTGGATACCCAGACGATGCAGGGTGGGTGCCCGGTTGAGCATGACCGGGTGTTCCCGGATCACCTCCTCCAGGATGTCCCACACCTCGCTCTTTTCCTTCTCCACCATCCGTTTGGCCGCCTTGATGGTGGTGGCCAGACCGCGCTCTTCCAGGCGGTTGTAGATGAAGGGTTTGAACAGTTCCAGGGCCATTTTTTTGGGCAGGCCGCACTCGTGCAGCTTGAGATCCGGTCCCACCACGATCACCGACCGACCCGAATAGTCCACCCGCTTGCCGAGCAGATTGAGCCGGAAACGGCCCTGTTTGCCTTTCAACATTTCCGAGAGGGATTTCAGGGGGCGTTTGTTCGTCCCCGTGATCACCCGGCCCCGCCGGCCATTGTCGAACAGGGCATCCACCGACTCCTGCAACATGCGTTTTTCGTTGCGGATGATGATGTCGGGGGCCTTCAGTTCAAACAGGCGCTTGAGACGGTTGTTGCGGTTGATCACCCGGCGATAGAGATCGTTCAGATCGGATGTGGCAAACCGGCCTCCGTCCAGGGGGACCAGGGGCCGCAATTCCGGTGGAATCACCGGGATGGTTTCCAGGATCATCCACTCCGGGCGGTTGCCGGACTCCTGGAAAGACTCCAGGGTGTGCAGACGTTTGACGATTTTTTTCCGGCGGGCCTCGGAATTCGTGGCCACCAGCTCATCCCGCAGGCGGACGATGTCTTCCTCAATCTTCAGTCGGGAGAGCATGTCGCGGATGGCTTCGGCCCCGATGCCGGCGGTAAATTCGTCGCCGTATTCATCCTGCATCTGGTTGAAACGGTCCTCGGTCAGCAGATCTCCCTTTTTCAGGGGGGTCATGCCGGGTTCCAGGACCACAAAATTTTCAAAATAGAGGACCCGTTCCAGATCTTTCAGGGTCATGTCCAGAAGCAGACCGATTCGACTGGGCAGGGATTTCAAAAACCAGATGTGCGCCACCGGCGAGGCCAGCTCGATATGGCCCATCCGCTCGCGACGCACCTTGGATTGAATCACCTCGACGCCGCACTTTTCGCACACCACGCCCCGGTGTTTGAGGCGCTTGTATTTGCCGCAGAGACATTCGTAGTCCTTGACCGGACCAAATATTTTGGCACAGAAAAGGCCGTCCCGTTCCGGTTTGAAGGTCCGGTAGTTGATCGTTTCGGGTTTTTTGACCTCACCGAACGACCAGGAGCGGATTTTTTCCGGGGAAGCGATGGATATCTTGATGCCATCGAAACTCTGGCCCAACACCGGTCGGGAAAAAAGTTTGAACAGGTTTTGATTCAACTGACGCCTCCGGTCGATCTGTGCGAGGTTGCCATGGGGGGCCGGGTCGCTTTATTTCGGATCCGGCTCCGGGCCATGGTCATTCCGGGGTCCTTACCAGCGATACATCCAGGGCCAGGGATTGCAGCTCCTTGACCAGGACGTTGAAGGATTCGGGGATTCCCGCCTCAAACGTATCGTCGCCCTTGACGATGGATTCGTAGATCTTGGTTCGTCCGGCCACGTCATCGGACTTGACCGTCAACATTTCCTGCAACGTATAGGACGCACCATAGGCCTCCAAGGCCCAGACCTCCATTTCGCCAAACCGCTGCCCGCCAAACTGGGCCTTGCCACCCAACGGCTGCTGGGTCACCAGAGAGTAGGGACCAATGGAACGGGCGTGAATCTTGTCGT belongs to Magnetococcales bacterium and includes:
- the rpoC gene encoding DNA-directed RNA polymerase subunit beta'; translation: MFKLFSRPVLGQSFDGIKISIASPEKIRSWSFGEVKKPETINYRTFKPERDGLFCAKIFGPVKDYECLCGKYKRLKHRGVVCEKCGVEVIQSKVRRERMGHIELASPVAHIWFLKSLPSRIGLLLDMTLKDLERVLYFENFVVLEPGMTPLKKGDLLTEDRFNQMQDEYGDEFTAGIGAEAIRDMLSRLKIEEDIVRLRDELVATNSEARRKKIVKRLHTLESFQESGNRPEWMILETIPVIPPELRPLVPLDGGRFATSDLNDLYRRVINRNNRLKRLFELKAPDIIIRNEKRMLQESVDALFDNGRRGRVITGTNKRPLKSLSEMLKGKQGRFRLNLLGKRVDYSGRSVIVVGPDLKLHECGLPKKMALELFKPFIYNRLEERGLATTIKAAKRMVEKEKSEVWDILEEVIREHPVMLNRAPTLHRLGIQAFEPKLIEGKAIQLHPLVCTAFNADFDGDQMAVHVPLSIEAQIEARVLMMSTNNILSPANGKPIIVPTQDIILGLYYMTSERLNVLGEGMIFSSPLEVRQAYDSSAIGLHASIMCRYRGVRQKTTVGRILLTEILPDQIPFDLVNRLLTKKEVAKLIDVVYRNCGTKETVIFADRIMTVGFGFAARAGISFGKDDMVIPKSKRALVEDSQEKVKEIERQYIEGLITEGEKYNKVIDIWSHCTERVADEMMKGISSETIDVGREQLSFNSIFMMANSGARGSAAQIRQLAGMRGLMAKPSGEIIEAPITANFREGLTVLQYFISTHGARKGLADTALKTANSGYLTRRLVDVAQDCIVREEDCGTSEGLTATALLEGNDVVESLADRVLGRTPLEDIVDPITDERIAECGKILDEDDVERIENSNVESIKIRSPLTCATERGVCVKCYGRDLARGTKVTIGEAVGVIAAQSIGEPGTQLTMRTFHIGGTASRKVEQSSLDSLHGGIARFHNLTTVQDRNGRYVVLSRNGEVSIHEVRAVEGSENSGDVIPELELGRERERHRVPYGCRLMVGDGQRVEKGQTFAEWDPFSSPIITEMEGIIKYGDLVENHTLRETIDETTGLSSREVTDWKSQGRKTDMRPRLTLKHPDSGETLVMPSGAEVRYFLPVGAVIMVMEGDHVLAGDIIAKVPRQTSKTRDITGGLPRVVELFEARKPKEYAIISENEGVVSFGKDLKGKRRVIVTAEVGEPREYMLPKGKQLAVNEGDYVRRGEPLMEGSPVPQDILKILGLEDLCRFMVNEIQEVYRLQGVRINDKHIEVIVRQMLQKVAILDPGDTTFVAGESVEKSEFDRENAKAALRSGRQATSFPLLLGITKASLSTPSFISAASFQETTRVLTEASISGRADTLNGLKENVIVGRLIPAGTGRAAGLMKTLLRKKEKEGESPASKG